A stretch of the Deltaproteobacteria bacterium genome encodes the following:
- a CDS encoding GNAT family N-acetyltransferase: protein MEDVLIRRLREEDADDIIKIETAISSVPDNIDLKRIIEEQVGRKGDASYVAEHQGKVIGYMISYVASGNFGLDKSAWISVLGVSPRYMGRGIGKKLAETIFDHYSQQGITNVYTSVRWDSTDLLSFFKTLGFDRSNFINLRKVLES, encoded by the coding sequence GTGGAGGATGTCCTGATCAGAAGATTAAGAGAAGAGGATGCCGATGACATCATTAAGATCGAAACGGCCATTTCCTCTGTTCCTGACAACATCGATTTGAAAAGGATCATCGAGGAACAGGTCGGAAGAAAAGGGGATGCCAGTTATGTCGCCGAGCACCAGGGGAAAGTGATCGGATATATGATCAGTTATGTTGCATCCGGAAATTTCGGCTTGGATAAAAGCGCATGGATCAGTGTCCTCGGTGTGTCGCCCCGATACATGGGGAGGGGGATCGGAAAGAAACTTGCAGAGACAATATTCGACCATTACAGTCAACAGGGCATCACCAATGTGTATACATCAGTAAGGTGGGACTCCACCGATCTCCTTTCCTTTTTCAAGACCCTGGGTTTCGATCGAAGCAATTTCATCAACTTGAGAAAGGTTTTGGAATCGTAA
- a CDS encoding GTPase domain-containing protein, with amino-acid sequence MAKFNPRDRVIECKIVYYGPGRGGKTTNLEYIFKAFNKNTTAEMVSINTRGDRTLYFDFLPMGLGKIRGCEVKIQLYTVPGQTRYRSTRKLVLKGVDGIVFVADSLAVRRKANLLSLKDLQENLKEQNMNLFNIPLVLQYNKRDLARDGIPLIPLEVMEKDLNSKLKVPSFPASALKGTGVGTTLKQCLLLTLRHLQKELRWTR; translated from the coding sequence ATGGCGAAATTCAATCCAAGAGACAGAGTGATCGAGTGCAAGATTGTATATTATGGTCCCGGGCGGGGAGGAAAGACCACCAACCTGGAATATATCTTCAAGGCCTTCAACAAGAATACTACTGCGGAAATGGTATCCATCAATACGAGGGGCGACAGAACACTGTATTTTGACTTTCTGCCCATGGGACTCGGGAAGATTCGAGGCTGTGAAGTCAAGATTCAACTTTACACCGTTCCAGGGCAAACAAGATACCGTTCGACCAGGAAACTCGTATTGAAAGGGGTGGACGGAATCGTATTCGTGGCCGATTCCCTTGCTGTCAGGAGAAAAGCGAACCTCCTCTCCCTGAAGGACCTCCAAGAAAACCTCAAAGAGCAAAACATGAACCTGTTCAATATTCCCCTTGTCCTCCAGTACAACAAGCGGGATCTTGCCAGAGATGGAATCCCTTTGATTCCATTGGAGGTCATGGAAAAGGATTTGAACAGCAAATTGAAAGTTCCGAGTTTTCCGGCCAGTGCCTTGAAAGGAACCGGAGTAGGCACCACCCTGAAACAATGCCTGCTCCTGACCCTGAGACACCTGCAGAAGGAACTCAGGTGGACACGATAG
- a CDS encoding sigma 54-interacting transcriptional regulator: MSNLTIDRLKEISAWVSSVLDLDRLLELIIDTATRMMEAKASSLLLLDPKSKKLYFKVAIGERKDEIRQYELDVGQGIAGFVAEKGESLLIPDVTKEPRWYKEISESIGFQTRSIACVPLKINGEIIGVFEIIDKEDGSSLKQEDMQLLNVFADLAAMAIGNARKIDQVQQENRNLKEELGKKHQIIGESLALKKVISDALKVANSKTSTLILGESGTGKELLARLIHQAGPRKDKPMVILNCAALPETLLEAELFGYEKGAFTGAMTRKIGKFELADKGTLFLDEIGEMSLGMQAKLLRVLQEGVFYRVGGSTPISVDVRVLSATNRDISKEVREGRFREDLYYRLNVVQIRMPALRERKEDIPILVNYFVDLFKHERGVKHISVSEKAMDKILSYDWPGNIRELQNALERAVVMGNGREIMPEDLPIFGPSKQNPSMEVGLTLKEALDRFKREFIILNLRHTQGNRSKAAKIMGIQRTYLSRLLTKYEIQEI, encoded by the coding sequence ATGTCGAATTTGACTATTGACCGCCTGAAGGAAATTTCCGCCTGGGTCTCGTCCGTTCTTGACCTGGACCGACTCCTCGAACTTATCATAGACACCGCCACCCGAATGATGGAGGCCAAAGCCAGTTCGCTCCTTCTCCTGGATCCAAAAAGCAAAAAGCTCTATTTCAAGGTAGCGATCGGCGAAAGAAAGGATGAGATCCGGCAGTATGAACTCGATGTAGGGCAGGGCATTGCTGGTTTTGTGGCAGAGAAGGGCGAATCGCTCTTGATCCCGGATGTGACCAAAGAACCACGCTGGTATAAGGAGATCAGCGAATCCATCGGCTTTCAAACCCGATCCATCGCATGTGTGCCCCTGAAGATAAACGGTGAAATTATCGGTGTCTTTGAAATCATAGACAAGGAAGACGGCAGCTCCCTCAAACAGGAGGATATGCAGCTTCTGAACGTCTTCGCAGACCTGGCCGCCATGGCCATCGGAAATGCCCGCAAAATCGATCAGGTTCAACAGGAAAACAGGAATCTCAAAGAAGAACTGGGTAAAAAACACCAAATCATCGGCGAAAGTCTCGCATTGAAGAAGGTGATTTCAGACGCCCTGAAGGTGGCGAATTCAAAGACGAGCACCCTTATACTGGGGGAAAGCGGCACCGGGAAAGAACTGCTGGCCCGCCTGATCCATCAAGCAGGCCCTAGAAAAGACAAACCCATGGTTATCCTGAATTGCGCCGCCCTCCCTGAAACCCTCCTGGAAGCGGAGCTGTTCGGGTATGAAAAGGGGGCCTTTACAGGGGCAATGACCCGCAAAATCGGGAAATTTGAGCTTGCTGACAAGGGAACACTTTTTCTTGACGAAATCGGCGAGATGTCCCTGGGAATGCAGGCGAAGCTGCTCAGGGTTCTTCAGGAAGGCGTTTTTTACCGCGTTGGGGGCAGCACCCCCATCAGCGTGGATGTCAGGGTCCTCTCCGCGACAAACCGGGATATCAGCAAAGAGGTGCGGGAAGGAAGGTTTCGGGAGGACTTATATTACCGACTCAACGTTGTTCAGATCCGGATGCCCGCCTTGAGGGAGAGGAAGGAAGATATCCCGATCCTTGTGAATTATTTTGTCGATCTTTTCAAGCACGAAAGAGGGGTCAAGCACATCAGTGTTTCAGAAAAGGCCATGGATAAAATCTTGTCTTATGACTGGCCGGGAAACATACGGGAATTGCAAAATGCCCTTGAACGTGCCGTTGTAATGGGAAACGGTCGAGAAATCATGCCTGAAGATCTCCCTATCTTCGGGCCCAGTAAGCAAAACCCATCCATGGAAGTCGGACTGACGCTCAAGGAGGCCCTGGACAGGTTCAAGAGGGAGTTCATCATCCTCAACTTGAGGCATACCCAAGGCAACAGGAGCAAGGCCGCCAAGATCATGGGCATCCAGCGGACTTATCTTTCAAGACTTCTAACCAAATACGAAATTCAGGAAATCTAA
- a CDS encoding DUF4388 domain-containing protein has protein sequence MDGKSLFRGNLNFLGLADVFQILGGNNATGILCITSPYVEAPASVDFLNGNPVNATLGPLKGLDAVYAMFGWSDGYFEFRPGKTAKKSAAIKSSRMQIVLDALRMIDDGRIKKVGPPSFVDDEDSGNLQGEGTAKADLFPAIQGPPVDYLYVVKDETVPKGEKIVTEGSYGNWVWVILDGRVRITRNTPKGPLVLAQLAEGSFIGTFTAFQFQDFIRTATATAVGRVHLGLLDTQRLAGEFASLSKDFRRILIELTDRLKTVSDSTVRYFLEGNKKGSSDGSGGSLPGWMPVSSGNRHSPLDQQSKRSLMPIPLKKEDVLRYSLFSIADTPEHPLPRRWKTHTEEDERTKWELLKREYDNLSPTLKNMLDHLATCIVATTRLFLFYESKKGEPWIDLTPRS, from the coding sequence ATGGACGGTAAATCCTTGTTCAGGGGAAACTTGAACTTTCTTGGTCTAGCTGATGTGTTCCAGATTCTTGGGGGCAACAACGCCACTGGGATTCTCTGCATCACAAGCCCATACGTCGAAGCACCTGCTTCGGTAGATTTTCTAAACGGGAATCCTGTCAATGCCACCCTGGGGCCCCTCAAGGGACTCGATGCGGTCTATGCTATGTTCGGGTGGAGCGATGGTTATTTCGAGTTCCGTCCCGGGAAGACTGCCAAAAAATCTGCCGCGATCAAGTCCAGCAGGATGCAGATCGTCCTTGACGCCCTTCGAATGATTGACGACGGCCGAATCAAAAAGGTAGGCCCCCCTTCATTCGTTGATGACGAAGACTCCGGGAATCTCCAGGGGGAAGGCACAGCAAAAGCGGACCTCTTTCCTGCGATCCAGGGTCCTCCGGTCGACTACCTGTACGTGGTCAAGGATGAGACGGTTCCAAAAGGGGAAAAAATAGTAACCGAAGGTTCTTATGGAAATTGGGTGTGGGTCATTCTGGATGGTCGTGTGAGAATAACGCGAAACACTCCCAAAGGGCCCTTGGTGCTGGCTCAGCTCGCGGAAGGAAGCTTCATCGGGACCTTCACGGCTTTCCAATTCCAAGATTTCATCCGCACGGCAACGGCGACGGCCGTAGGAAGGGTCCACCTGGGTCTCCTCGACACCCAGAGACTGGCCGGGGAATTCGCCTCTCTTTCAAAGGATTTCAGGAGAATTCTTATTGAATTGACGGATCGCCTCAAGACCGTCTCGGATTCCACGGTTCGGTATTTTCTTGAAGGAAACAAAAAGGGAAGCAGTGATGGATCTGGTGGATCCTTGCCAGGATGGATGCCCGTCTCTTCAGGGAATCGTCATTCCCCCCTGGATCAGCAATCAAAAAGGAGCCTGATGCCGATTCCCTTAAAGAAAGAGGATGTCCTTCGATATAGCCTGTTTTCAATCGCTGATACCCCGGAACATCCCCTACCCCGCCGATGGAAAACCCATACCGAAGAAGATGAGCGAACGAAGTGGGAGCTTTTAAAAAGAGAATATGACAACCTTTCCCCAACCCTCAAAAACATGCTCGATCATCTGGCCACCTGTATCGTCGCCACCACCCGATTGTTTTTATTCTATGAAAGCAAAAAGGGCGAGCCCTGGATTGATCTTACCCCCCGATCCTGA
- a CDS encoding PFL family protein yields MLSDREVLSTLEMLKNEHLDVRTVTLGISLLDCASHELDRFKNQIHRKITLLAKELVRVCDEVGDKYGIPVVNKRISVSPIAVAGAVFSSAQMIEVARTLDEAAKEVGVDFIGGFTALVEKGFAKGDLSLIEALPEALSVTERVCASINVASTRAGINMNAVRLMGQTIKTAAEYTAEADGLACAKLCVFSNIPQDIPFMAGAYLGIGEPDAVINVGVSGPGVVKKAIERARESRPGLDLGQISEIIKRTAFKVTRVGELIGREVAQRLSVPFGVADLSLAPTPHVGDSVGEIFQSLGLASIGVPGSTAVLALLNDAVKKGGAFASSFVGGLSGAFIPVSEDLNISEAARRGLLSLEKLEALTSVCSVGLDMVALPGDIAPETIAAIIADEMAIGVINRKTTATRLIPVPGKKAGERAHFGGLLGSATIIPVRDEESSRDFIRLGGRIPAPTQSLIN; encoded by the coding sequence ATGTTAAGTGATCGAGAAGTTCTCAGCACCCTGGAGATGTTGAAAAACGAACACCTTGACGTAAGAACCGTGACCCTTGGCATCAGCCTCTTGGATTGTGCAAGCCATGAACTGGATCGATTTAAAAACCAGATCCACCGCAAGATCACCTTGCTGGCCAAGGAACTGGTTCGGGTATGCGATGAGGTGGGTGACAAGTATGGTATACCGGTTGTGAACAAGCGAATCTCCGTAAGTCCCATCGCCGTCGCCGGAGCTGTATTTTCCTCGGCCCAAATGATTGAAGTGGCACGCACCCTTGACGAGGCTGCAAAGGAGGTCGGGGTTGATTTTATCGGCGGGTTCACCGCCCTTGTGGAAAAAGGATTCGCAAAGGGAGATCTCTCTTTGATCGAGGCCCTGCCAGAGGCCCTCTCCGTAACCGAAAGGGTGTGTGCCTCCATAAACGTTGCTTCCACAAGGGCCGGTATCAATATGAATGCGGTCCGCCTGATGGGGCAAACCATCAAGACAGCGGCCGAATATACGGCGGAGGCCGATGGACTTGCCTGTGCAAAACTTTGCGTTTTTTCAAACATTCCCCAGGACATCCCCTTCATGGCGGGGGCTTATCTCGGAATCGGAGAGCCCGATGCCGTTATAAATGTAGGTGTAAGCGGTCCCGGAGTGGTAAAAAAAGCCATTGAGCGGGCAAGGGAATCCCGGCCGGGGCTCGATCTGGGGCAGATATCCGAGATCATCAAGCGAACTGCGTTTAAAGTAACCAGGGTGGGGGAATTGATCGGCCGGGAGGTGGCCCAGAGACTCAGTGTCCCATTCGGAGTGGCGGATCTTTCCCTGGCCCCGACTCCCCATGTGGGGGACAGTGTAGGAGAAATTTTTCAAAGTCTTGGGCTGGCCAGTATCGGGGTGCCGGGCTCAACGGCTGTTCTGGCGCTTCTGAATGATGCGGTAAAGAAAGGGGGAGCTTTTGCCAGTTCCTTCGTGGGAGGATTGAGTGGGGCCTTTATCCCTGTGAGCGAGGATCTCAATATCTCGGAGGCGGCCCGCCGGGGTTTGCTTTCCTTGGAAAAACTGGAGGCCCTGACGAGCGTTTGTTCGGTGGGGCTGGACATGGTGGCGTTGCCGGGGGATATCGCTCCTGAAACGATCGCAGCCATTATTGCGGATGAAATGGCAATCGGGGTCATCAACCGAAAAACGACTGCGACACGGCTTATCCCGGTCCCCGGGAAAAAGGCCGGGGAGAGGGCCCATTTCGGAGGCTTACTGGGCTCGGCCACCATCATCCCTGTGAGAGACGAGGAATCCTCCCGGGACTTCATCAGGCTGGGAGGACGAATCCCGGCCCCGACCCAGAGTTTGATCAATTAG
- a CDS encoding ACT domain-containing protein, translated as MRKVVISVLGTDRPGIVAAVSRILGENHCNIENATQTILQTEFAAIFIARMPKDLETDDLLSRLRRGLKSLGLHAFLKSMETLPDFPSPPESEPFVITTTGPDRQGLISGITEIMARFRANITNLKALYRKNTDSTERTTVIIYEVDVPVQIDHQAFRQALRDRADDLGLDLSIQHRDIFEAIHRV; from the coding sequence ATGCGGAAGGTTGTCATTTCGGTCCTGGGAACGGACCGGCCGGGAATTGTGGCAGCGGTCTCAAGGATCCTCGGCGAAAACCATTGTAATATAGAAAATGCCACTCAAACCATCTTACAGACAGAGTTCGCCGCTATTTTCATCGCCAGGATGCCGAAAGACCTTGAGACCGATGATCTGCTCTCACGCCTTCGCAGGGGATTGAAGTCCCTCGGTCTTCACGCATTCCTGAAATCCATGGAGACCCTTCCTGATTTTCCGTCTCCGCCTGAAAGCGAACCCTTCGTGATTACGACCACCGGTCCTGATCGACAGGGCCTGATTTCGGGAATCACGGAGATTATGGCCCGGTTCAGGGCCAATATCACCAATCTCAAGGCCCTTTACCGCAAAAACACGGATTCTACGGAACGGACGACAGTCATCATATACGAAGTGGATGTACCGGTCCAGATAGACCATCAGGCCTTCAGGCAAGCCCTCAGGGACCGGGCCGATGATCTCGGGCTGGATCTCAGTATCCAGCACCGTGACATCTTCGAGGCCATCCACAGGGTTTGA
- a CDS encoding DUF2080 family transposase-associated protein: protein MEQKKKEKKEISLDVTKGSVKFEVYGEEIIEKKVKRSGNSGRIYLPPDPQSLRQAQILILEILQCIPAVKIFAFLDLEQNCLFMDGH, encoded by the coding sequence GTGGAGCAGAAGAAAAAGGAAAAGAAGGAGATATCCTTGGATGTCACCAAGGGGAGCGTGAAATTCGAGGTTTACGGAGAAGAGATAATCGAAAAAAAAGTGAAACGTAGTGGAAATAGCGGCCGGATCTACCTCCCCCCGGATCCCCAATCTCTGCGTCAGGCTCAGATTTTAATCCTCGAAATACTTCAATGTATTCCTGCGGTTAAAATCTTCGCCTTCCTTGACCTTGAACAAAATTGCCTATTTATGGATGGGCACTAA
- a CDS encoding PAS domain S-box protein, translating to MTCSSVNEQELLKRILELERESERRKKAEEALRESEKRLSQIVQGSSIPTFVIDQRHILTHCNKAFENLTGIRAEEIVGTNKQWLPFYPSKRPVLADLILDGASEEEILRYYGGRCRKSRIVEGGYEAEAFFSDVREKGKWLFFTAAPIKDSDDRIIGAIETLQDITEQKRTEEALRRSERRYKRLLEFLPSPVVLFTLDGRVSYLNSAFTETFGWTLDELEGKRIPYVPPGLEKETSDNIKRLFEEEVILHHESKRITKDGRILDVSIRASTYSETGDEPTGELVILRDITKEKKIARNNEAILRISTALPEYPDLEELLDFVSNEIKRLFNTEGALVALMNEEKQELFFLGVAYDERAVQEKVKDARFSMDQLIAGRVIKTGRPIIINDIKEEFALHQKRDRKLGYQTRNLLLVPLRSFDRIIGALCAVNKKEGDFEQADADLLSMIAGTVALSIENARFAEEIKQAYREVSALNRAKDKVINHLSHELKTPVSILASNLKILEKKLSTLQDNSWKRAMDRSKRNLDRILELQYKAHDILQDKHYKIHDLLSSMLDQGADLFESLLEEHIGDNQVIPLIRQRIDEIFSAGESAPKHILLGDFLRERLAALRPRFSHRTIDILVQIEANPSLFLPQEVLEKVIDGLLKNAIENTPDQGRIEVRILEEQGGVSLVVHDYGVGIPEDARKRIFEGFFSTQATLDYSTKRPFDFNAGGKGTDLLRMKVFSERYGFYIKMNSTRCRYIPRETDKCPGEIRACKFCASIEDCHRSGGTTFTVHFPVP from the coding sequence ATGACCTGCAGTTCGGTGAATGAACAGGAGTTGCTCAAAAGGATCCTTGAGCTCGAAAGGGAGAGCGAAAGACGCAAGAAGGCCGAGGAGGCCTTGAGGGAGAGTGAGAAACGCCTCTCCCAAATCGTTCAAGGAAGCTCCATACCCACCTTCGTTATAGACCAAAGGCATATCCTCACGCATTGTAACAAGGCCTTTGAAAACCTGACCGGGATCAGGGCCGAAGAGATTGTCGGGACCAACAAGCAATGGCTCCCCTTTTACCCCAGCAAAAGACCGGTCCTCGCAGATCTGATTCTTGACGGGGCCTCCGAGGAGGAGATTTTACGGTACTATGGGGGCCGTTGCAGAAAATCCAGGATTGTCGAAGGGGGCTACGAGGCGGAGGCTTTCTTTTCTGATGTTAGAGAAAAGGGAAAATGGCTTTTTTTTACGGCCGCCCCCATCAAGGACTCGGATGACCGAATCATCGGTGCGATTGAGACACTCCAGGACATTACGGAACAAAAGCGGACCGAAGAGGCCTTGCGCAGATCCGAGAGGCGTTACAAGAGGCTTCTTGAATTCCTCCCCTCCCCGGTCGTCCTGTTCACCTTGGATGGTAGGGTATCTTACCTGAACTCCGCTTTCACCGAGACTTTCGGGTGGACTTTGGATGAACTGGAAGGCAAGAGAATCCCATATGTCCCGCCTGGCCTTGAAAAGGAAACATCAGATAACATCAAGCGCCTTTTTGAGGAAGAAGTCATCCTCCATCACGAGTCCAAACGGATTACCAAGGACGGCAGGATCCTGGATGTCTCCATTCGAGCATCCACCTATTCCGAAACCGGGGATGAACCGACGGGTGAACTCGTTATTCTCCGCGATATTACCAAGGAGAAGAAAATCGCCCGCAACAACGAGGCCATTCTCAGGATAAGCACCGCCTTGCCCGAGTATCCCGACCTTGAGGAACTCCTTGACTTTGTGAGCAATGAAATCAAGAGGCTTTTCAATACCGAGGGAGCCCTTGTGGCCCTGATGAACGAAGAAAAGCAGGAACTCTTTTTTCTTGGAGTGGCTTACGACGAGAGGGCGGTGCAGGAAAAGGTCAAGGATGCGCGCTTCTCCATGGACCAGTTGATTGCGGGGAGGGTCATCAAAACCGGGCGCCCGATTATCATCAACGATATCAAGGAAGAATTCGCCCTCCATCAGAAAAGAGATCGGAAACTAGGCTACCAAACCAGAAACCTTCTCTTGGTCCCCCTCAGGAGTTTTGACCGCATCATCGGGGCGCTTTGCGCTGTCAACAAAAAGGAGGGGGATTTCGAACAGGCCGATGCCGACCTGCTCAGCATGATCGCAGGGACCGTCGCCCTTTCCATTGAAAACGCCCGGTTCGCCGAGGAAATCAAACAAGCCTATCGCGAAGTCTCGGCCTTGAACAGGGCGAAGGACAAGGTCATCAATCATCTTTCCCATGAACTGAAAACCCCTGTCTCTATCCTGGCGAGTAACTTGAAAATACTTGAAAAGAAGCTTTCAACTCTCCAGGATAACAGCTGGAAACGGGCAATGGATCGTTCCAAAAGAAACCTGGATAGAATCCTGGAACTTCAATACAAGGCCCATGATATCCTCCAGGATAAGCATTACAAGATCCACGACCTCCTTTCCTCCATGCTGGATCAGGGTGCCGACCTGTTTGAGTCTCTTCTTGAAGAACATATTGGTGATAATCAAGTGATCCCTCTTATACGGCAGAGGATCGACGAAATTTTCAGCGCAGGTGAGTCAGCCCCCAAGCACATCTTGCTGGGAGATTTTCTGCGGGAAAGATTGGCCGCCCTCAGACCACGGTTTTCACATAGGACTATTGATATCTTGGTCCAAATCGAAGCCAACCCCTCACTGTTTCTCCCCCAAGAAGTCTTGGAAAAAGTGATCGACGGCCTCTTGAAAAATGCAATAGAAAACACACCGGATCAGGGGAGAATTGAAGTCAGGATACTGGAGGAACAAGGGGGTGTTTCCCTGGTGGTCCACGATTACGGAGTCGGCATTCCCGAGGATGCCCGAAAACGAATCTTTGAAGGTTTTTTTTCAACCCAGGCCACCTTGGACTATTCGACCAAAAGGCCTTTTGATTTCAATGCCGGTGGAAAAGGCACGGATCTATTGAGAATGAAAGTGTTTTCCGAGCGTTACGGATTTTACATCAAGATGAATTCTACGAGATGTCGTTATATCCCCCGGGAAACGGACAAGTGTCCGGGTGAGATCCGTGCCTGTAAATTCTGCGCCTCTATTGAAGACTGTCACCGGTCAGGCGGTACCACATTCACCGTTCATTTTCCCGTCCCATAG
- a CDS encoding cyclic nucleotide-binding domain-containing protein: MPRSREGSPEKKITKAIIDLLVNVPMFDTLTSDELRIVTRHMNFIDLEKGETLFKEGEKGDYVCFVVSGHLDVLKGAGGGNYVVLATLSKGRSIGEMAVIDNFPRSATVKAREKSTLVILTRKGFDMILSQHPPVGVKILKGIARLLSQNLRMTSSRLVDHLLPLS; the protein is encoded by the coding sequence ATGCCGAGGAGCAGGGAAGGAAGCCCTGAAAAAAAGATAACCAAGGCCATCATCGATTTGCTCGTGAACGTTCCTATGTTCGACACGCTCACAAGTGATGAGCTTCGGATCGTGACCCGCCACATGAATTTTATCGACCTTGAGAAGGGGGAAACCCTTTTCAAGGAAGGAGAAAAGGGCGATTACGTTTGTTTTGTGGTGAGCGGGCATCTGGATGTTTTAAAAGGGGCGGGCGGTGGAAACTATGTCGTATTGGCCACTCTCTCAAAAGGACGCTCAATCGGAGAAATGGCGGTAATCGACAATTTCCCTCGTTCCGCCACGGTAAAGGCCCGAGAAAAATCAACGCTTGTCATCCTTACCCGAAAGGGCTTTGATATGATCCTCTCCCAGCATCCCCCTGTCGGGGTGAAAATCCTTAAGGGGATAGCCAGACTGTTGAGCCAGAACCTGCGTATGACCTCCAGCAGGCTGGTTGACCACTTGCTTCCCTTGAGTTGA